One genomic region from Deltaproteobacteria bacterium encodes:
- the trxA gene encoding thioredoxin — translation MSKVIEITDQNFEEEVLNSELPTEVDFWAPWCGPCMIVSPIYDRLSEEYDGRFKFCKINVDENQRTAAKYQIMSIPMQMFFSDGEKVDEILGAVPEQTIRTMIEDILKSFPTDEAGRLKVIFTSWVEHNKKHREQFSKWLEKTEKLGGNPLYDGAMQAVRQMENADARLSEVLVRLQEEG, via the coding sequence ATGAGCAAGGTGATTGAGATAACAGACCAAAACTTTGAGGAGGAGGTTCTGAACTCGGAACTCCCCACAGAGGTTGATTTCTGGGCCCCTTGGTGTGGCCCCTGTATGATTGTCTCACCGATATACGACAGGCTTTCGGAAGAGTATGACGGCAGATTCAAGTTTTGCAAGATCAATGTGGATGAAAACCAGCGTACGGCGGCGAAATATCAGATTATGAGTATACCCATGCAGATGTTTTTCAGTGACGGCGAGAAGGTCGACGAGATCCTCGGTGCGGTTCCTGAGCAGACAATCCGGACGATGATTGAAGATATTCTCAAATCGTTCCCAACTGATGAAGCGGGAAGACTCAAAGTGATTTTCACCTCATGGGTTGAGCATAACAAAAAGCATAGGGAGCAGTTTAGCAAATGGCTGGAGAAAACTGAGAAGCTGGGGGGCAACCCGCTCTATGATGGCGCGATGCAAGCAGTACGACAAATGGAGAACGCCGATGCGAGGTTGTCCGAAGTCTTGGTCCGGTTACAAGAAGAGGGATAA